The Cellulomonas oligotrophica sequence ACTTCGCGACGTCGCTGCCGGAGCTGCTGCTCCTGCCGGCCGACGACGCGCGCGGCCGGGCGGCGCGGGTGGCGCGGCTGCGCGCGGCGGCGGCCCGCGGGCGGGGCACGAGCGTGCGCGAGGTCGACGACCGGCCGGGCGCCCGTGCGGCCGCGACCAGCGGCGGTGCCCGGTGACCCGGCCCGTGGGGGTGCCCGAGCACCTGCCCGACCGGCTGACGATCTGCCTGTGGGACTTCTCCTGGTACACCCGCGCCGGGGCGGGGGAGCCGTACGCGGACCTCGACGCCGCGCTCGACGAGACCGCCGCGCGCGGGCACACCACCCTGCGCATCTGCGCCGCGCCGCTGCTGCAGGCCGGGGGCCTGGGCCTGGACGACCTCGCCGACGCCCTGCCCGTCGAGGGCCTCGGCCCCGCCCCGACCGGCGGGTACTACGGGCAGCGGACCCGCTGGTACGACGTGCCCGGCGGCTTCACGGTGCCGCTGCGCACCCGGTTCTTCGACCTGCTCGCCGGCGCGCACCGCCGCGGAATGAGCGTGGTCCTGGCCAGCTGGGAGTACCAGCAGTCCCCGGCGTTCGCGGCCGACCCGCGGTGGGCGCGGGCGATCCACGCCGTGCCGCACGCGACCCGGCTCGACGCCCTGGCGGCCGCGTTCGCGCGGCTGCTGGACGACGTGCACGACGCCGGCCTGGACGACGCGGTCGCCTTCGTCGAGCTGCACAACGAGGTCGACTTCTCGACGACCCCCGGCGTCGGGCCGGACGACGGCGACGCGGCCGTGCGGGCCTGCGCGGCGCTGCGGGCCGCGCACCCGCGCCACCGCGTCACGGTCAGTCTCGGCCGGCCCCCGCACCTGGCGATGCACGAGCTGCCCGCGGGCCTCGACGTCGGCCAGTGCCACGTCTACTCCTACGGCGTGCTCGACGCCCTGCAGCGCCGCATCGACATCCGCGCCAGCGGCACCGACGGGTTCCCCAACGCGGCCCTGCGCGCCCTGCAGGTGCCCGGCGCCCCGTCGTTCGCCGAGTACGGCCGGCCCGCCGCGTGGAAGCTCGCCGCCACGGTCGTCACCGACCAGATGCTCTACGGCTACGACACCATCGACGCCGACCGCTGGGACACGTGGCTGTACGAGCACTACGGCGAGCACCGCGAGGTCATGCACCGCGAGATCGCGTCCCGCGTCACCGCGCTGGCCCGGTGGGGCGCGTGGCGCGGCGTCCCGACCGTCGTCGGGGAAGGATGGGTCGGGTACACCCCGCTGGAGGGGACGTTCGAGGAAGGGCCGGTCGGCCGGTCGCTGGCGGAGCACGGCATGCGCACGGCCGCGCAGGAGGGGGTGTGGGGCGTGGTCGCGTGCTCCAACGCCGCCCCGCACCACCCGATGTGGTCCGACGCCGCGTGGCTGCGGCGCGTCAACGAGGAGTTCCGTGGTTCCTGAGTCACCCGCCCCGACGTCCGTCCCCGCCGCTGCGGTGCCCGGGCCGGGCGACCTGCCGCCGCACCTGCGCGTGCGGCCCCGCGGCTGGCCGCGCCCCCTGACCCGCCCGGCGATGACGGACGGCCCCGACGCCCGCCCCGGCCTGGACCTGACGTCGCGCTCGCTGCTGCGCGACGGCCGCCCCTGGGTGCCCGTCTCCGGCGAGGTCCACTACTCCCGGGTGCCGCGGGCGCGGTGGCGCGAGCGCCTGGCGCTGCTGCGGTCCGGCGGCGTCGACGTCGTCTCGACGTACGTGTTCTGGATCCACCACGAGCCCGAGCGCGGGCAGGTGCGGTTCGACGACGGGCTCGACGTCGCCGCGTTCGTGCGCCTGGCCCACGAGCTCGGTCTGCACGTGGTGCTGCGCATCGGCCCGTGGGCGCACGGCGAGGCCCGCAACGGCGGGTTCCCCGACTGGGTGCAGGCCCTGCCCGTGCGGCACCGCACCGACGACCCCGCGTACCTCGACCTCGTCCGCACCTGGTTCGCGCACCTGGGCGCGCAGGTCGCCGACGTGTGCGGGCCCGACGGGCCGGTCATCGCCGTGCAGGTCGACAACGAGCTCTACGACCAGCCCCAGCACCTGGCCACCCTCAAGCGGCTGGCCCGCGACGCCGGCATCGTCGCGCCCCTGTGGACCGCGACCGCGTGGGGCGGCGCGCAGCTGCCCGCCGGCGAGGTCCTCCCTCTGTACGGCGGGTACGGCGACGGGTTCTGGGTCGACGCCGACGCGGGCTGGCACCCGTCGTTCCGCGCGCACTACCTGGTCTCCCACACCTGGGACGACCCCGGCATCGGCGCCGACGTGCGCGGCGAGGAGCCCGCCGCCGCCACCACCGACCGCGACGAGCAGTTCCCGCCCGCGACGTGCGAGCTCGGCGGCGGCATGGCCACCGCCTACCACCGCCGGCACGCCCCCGGCCCGCTCGACGTCGCCGCCGTCGCGCAGACCAAGCTCGCCGCCGGGTCCGCGTGGCAGGGCTACTACATGTACGCGGGCGGGCAGAACCCCGTCGCCGGCGTGCAGGAGTCCCAGGCCACCGGGTACCCCAACGACCTGCCGACGTTCGACTACGACTTCCACGCCCCGGTCGGCGCCGCCGGGGTCCTCGCCCCCTCGCACGCCGCGCTGCGCGTGCAGCACGCGTTCCTCGCCGCGTTCGGCCCGCACCTGGCGACGCTCCCGTCCACGCTGCCCGACGCCGTGCCCGCCGGCGTCGAGGACTCCCGCACCCTGCGCTGGGCCGCCCGCCTCGACGAGCACGGCCGCGGGTTCGTGCTGATCGCCTGGCACCAGCCCCACGTACCCCTGCCCACGCTGCGCGGCGTGCGCCTGCAGGTCGACCGCGCCGACGACGCCCCCCTCCTGCTGCCGTCCACGGGGGTCGACGTGCCGCCCGGCACCCTCGTCCGCTGGCCCGTGGGCCTCGACCTCGGCACGACCGACCCCCTCGCCACCGTGGGCCCGCTCGGCACCGCCGACCCCCGTGGGGCGGCTGACGCTCTCGGCGCCGTCGACGCCCCGGACGGCCAGGACCCCGTCCGGCTGCGCTGGGCCACCGCGTCCGCGCTGACCACCCTCGCCGACGGCACCCTCGTCCTGCTCGCGCACGACGGCGTCCCCGCCGAGATCGCCCTCGACCCCGACGTCCCCGCCCACGGCGACGGCTGGACCACCGTTGCGCCCGGCGTGCACCGCGTCGACCCCCGCACCGGCGGCCTCCTGCACGTCACCGCGCGCGCGGCCGGTGCGCCCGGGGTGCGCGTCCTCGTCGTCGGCTCCCGCGACGCCGACCGCGTCTGGGTCGTCGACGGCCCCCCGTCCCCGGGCGGCACGGCCCGTCGCGAGCTCCTGCTCGCCGACGCCCCGCTGTGGACCGACGGCGACGACGTCGTCGTCCGCGCCGCCGACCACCCGCACGTGCACCGCTGGACCGGCGACAGCTGGACCCCCCTCGACCTCGTCCCCGCCGCCGCGACGGCCTCCTGGACCGTGCCCACCACGCTCGTCCGCCCTGCCGGCGACGTCCCCGCCGGCTACGGCGAGCGCGAGCGCCGCGCCGCCGCCCCCGACGACGCGACCGTGGCCGCGCTCGCAGCCGAGCACCGGCTCGCCGACGTGGGGGAGCCCGTGCCCGGCACGACGCGCCTGCTGCGCGTCGACTGGGCCGGGGACGTCGCCCAGCTCCTCGTCGACGGGCGCGTGGTCGCCGACCGGTTCGGCGACGGCACCCCCTGGCACGTCGACCTCGACGTGCTCGACGGCGCGCAGGGCGACCGCGTGAGCCTGCGCGTGCTGCCCCTGCACCCCGACGCCCGGGTGTGGCTGCCCGCCCCGGCAGCCGACCGTCGCCGCTCCGTGCACGGCCCGCTCGGCGCCCTCGACGCGGTCACCGTGGCCCGCACGACGACGTGGCGGGCGCCCCTGCGCTGAGGTCCGCCGGCCGGCGCAGGCGCACCCTGTGCCGGGCCTGTGTGCCGCCTGAGCATGCGGATCCGTGCCGGCCGGCCGGGGTTCGTGCGCCGTGCGCGAACACGGTGTGCAGGCCCTGTGCGCAGGGAACACCGGGCCCGGGACGCTCGTTCTGCCGGACGATGAAGCGATACGAGGATCTCGAGACCGAGGACGGCAAGGTCGTCCGCTACCGCCGCCACGAGAACGGGGGCGGGCTCGTCGCCGCCGGAGCGAGCGTCGACCCCGACGCCTTCGTGGCCGACACCGCCTGGATCGACCCCGGCGCGCACGTCGAGGCCGGTGCGCACATCGGCCCGCACGGCTGGGTCGAACCCGGTGCGGTCGTCGCGTCCGGCGCCCGCCTGGGCTCGCACGTGCACGTCGGGCGTGACGCGCTCGTCGGCTCCGCCGCGCGGCTCGGTGCCCGCGTCGACGTCGGCGCCGGTGCGCAGCTCGCCCGGGGCGTCGTCGTGGAGCCCGAGGCGCACGTGCCCGCCGGGGCGCAGGTCGTCCGCCGCGGCTTCGCCCCGCACGTCCTGGCGGCCTGACCCGCGCCAGGACCTGCTGACCACCCCGTCAGCAGGCCGTCCGACCTGCTGACGGGCGGTGCTGCGGTGCGTACGGTGGTCCTGTGCGCACCGCTCCGGACGAGACCACCACCCGCGTGTTCGAGGGCCCGACGTACGGCGTCGACCTGCTGCTGCCGGCGACCTACGACATCGTGTGGTCGGTCGTCGTCATCGGCAGCATCGTCCTGGCCCTCGTGCTGGCGATCGTCGCCCTGGAGCGGTGGCGGCACCGCCGCGAGGACGCGGGCAGCGCGGTCGTCGGTGCCCTCGTCATCCTGTGCGTGCCCGTGGTCGGCCCGCTCGCGTACCTGTACGCCACGCGCCGCCCCCGCACCACGGCTGGCACGACGCCCGCGCCCTGACGCGCCGCGCACCCGGCCCGCCGCGCACCCTGACCGGCACCGGCGCCGGCTCCACCCCGAGGCTGACCCGCCGTCACGGCATCTCACCCGCACGGGGGTCCGCCGGGCCCCGGCGCTCGCGGCAGGATGTGGCCCATGCGCAGCCCCATCTTCGACCAGGCCAACCTCGAGGTCCCCGCGACGGAGCGGTTCACCCTCCAGAACCCCAAGATGCTCAAGGTCACCCTCGGTGAGCCCGTGCTCGCGGCCAAGGGCGCCATGGTCGCCTACCAGGGTGCCGTGCAGTTCCACCACAAGGGCTCGGACTCGATCACGCAGTTCATGAAGCGCGCGATCAGCTCCGACGACCAGTCGCTCATGACCGTCTCCGGCCAGGGCGACGTGTTCTTCGCCCGGTTCGCCGAGGACGTCTTCGTCATCCAGCTCGAGGGCGACGCCATCAGCGTCGGCGGCCAGTCGCTCCTCGCGTTCGACGCGAACCTGCAGTGGGACCTGCACCGCACCCGCGGCGCCGGGATGATGACCGGCGGCATGTTCAACACCCTCATCCAGGGCCACGGCAACGTCGCCCTGACGTCCGACGGCAAGCCCGTCATCCTCGACTGCTCGCAGCAGCCCACGTTCGTCGACCCCAACGCGGCCGTCTGCTGGTCGGCCAACCTCGTGCCCGACGTGGTGTCCAGCATGAACATGTCGTCGCTGCTGCGCGGCGGCTCCGGCGAGGCGTTCCAGTACAAGTTCCACGGCCCGGGCTTCGTCGTCGTCCAGCCGTCCGAGGGCTTCCCGACCCCCGTCCAGGGCTGACGCCTCCGCACCGACGACCCCGCCCGCCCCGGTGCCGAGCCCGGCACCGGGGCGTTCAGGGCAGGGTGCGGCGTGCGGGCAGGGCGATGCGGTCGCCGTCCGACGCCGCCTGCACGGTCGTCGACGCGCCCGCGGTCCGCACGGCGTCCTCGGCCTGCGCATGCAGGGGCTCGAGGTCGGTGTACCGCGACGAGAAGTGGCTGAGCACCAGCGTGCCGACGCCACCGACCGCCGCCAGCGCGCCCGCCTGCCCGGCCGTCAGGTGCAGGTGCTCCGCCGCGAGCGCCGCGTCCTCGTCGGCGAACGTCGACTCCGCGAGCAGCAGGTCCGCGCCGTCGGCCAGGGCGGCCGCCCCGTCGCACACCGCCGTGTCCATGACGATCGCGAAGCGCTGCCCCGGGCGCGGCACGCTGACGTCCTCCACCCGCACGTCGCCCACGCGCCCCTCGCGGGCCAGGCGCGCCACGTCCGGCCCGACGACGCCCGCCGCCGCCAGCCGCTCCGGCAGGAAGGTGCGCCCGTCGGGCTCGGTGAGGCGGTACCCGTACGTCTCGACCCGGTGCCGCAGCGCCACCGCGTCCAGGCCGTCGGCCACCGGCCCGGACGCCCCGTGCGGGTGCAGCCGCAGGTCCAGGCCGGGCGTGGCCAGCCCCACCAGCGCGCGCACCACCGCCTCGCCCGACGCCGGGTAGTGCAGGTCCACCGGGTGCTGCACCCCGTCGAGCACCATCCGCGAGAGCACCCCCGGCAGCCCGTAGCAGTGGTCCCCGTGCACGTGCGTCAGGCAGATCCGCGTGACCGCCGTCGACGGCACCCCCGCGTGGATCATCTGCCGCTGCGTGCCCTCGCCGGGGTCGAAGAGCAGCCCCTCGCCGTCCCATCGCAGCAGGTACCCGTTGTGGTTGCGCACCCGCGTCGGCACCTGCGACGACGTCCCCAGCACCACGAGCTCGCGCACGCGTCAGCCCTGCCCGTCCCAGGACTCCGGCGCGCTGTCGCCGAGGCCGTCCATCCAGAGGGAGACGACCCGCCCGCCGACGTGGCGGCTCTCGGTGAGCCCGCGCAGGGTCTGCTCGACGAGCGCGAGGACCGCCGGGACGGTCCGGGCGCGCAGGTGGCGTGCGTCGGGGGAGTCCGGCAGCGGCCGGACGGCGTCGGCGAGCGCGTCGGGGAGCCGGGTCGCGAGATCCTGCACGCGGTCCCGCACGTCCTGCGCGGGCATGCCGACGACGCCCGCGAACTTGTCCCAGTGGCGGCCCTCGACCTCGCCGAAGCGCTTCTCGCCGCCGATCGACATCGCCGCTGAGCGGTACCGCAGGCGCCCGCCGGAGTCCGGGACGAGGCCGGTGGACACGTCGTACAGCGGGGCGAGCCGGGCCGTGCCTCCCACGAGCAGGAGGGAGTAGTTCTTGGCGTGGCCGTCAGGCGCCCCGATGAGGTACCCGACGATCGTCGCGTCGACGAACCGGCGCACGGAGTCCTCGCCCGCGGAGTCGCGGAGCAGGCGGACGATCCGTGCGACCCCCGGACCGCGGTCCTGCTCGTACTTGCGGCGCGGGTCGAGGCCGAGCGCCTGCAGGACGTCCTCCTGGTGCAGCCGCTGGAGGCTGCCGTCGCGTGCGCGGCGTCGGTCGTACCGGCCCATGACGATGGCGCTCTGGTCCTCCACCATGACGTGCTCGGTCGGCGCGACGTCGATCCCGAGGGCGGCGAGGGTGCGCATCGAGACGTGCTCGGCGAGTGCCTGGCCCGTGATCCGGGTGATCCCGGGCTTCACGATGTGCGTCGACGGCGTCGACCCGGTCGGGAACGCCCAGCCGCCGTCCGTGCGCAGGACGGTGAACTTGCCCTGCGCGCCGGCCAGGCTCCAGTGCTCGTCGTCGTCCAGCCAGTCGGACTCGTCGGCGCGCAGGCGCCGGAGCCGGGCGGCGATGTCGGCGTCCGTCGCCGGGACCATCCCGCCGGGTGCCGCCAGGACGTCGTCGAGGTCGTCCGGCGCGGCGAAGACCGCTGCTCCCGCGGTGTCGGCGCCGATCGCGGCGATCAGTCCCAGGGTGTCACCGGGGCGGACGTCGAACTCGGCGGCCCAGCGCGTGCGGACGTCGGCCCGGTCGGGGAGCAGG is a genomic window containing:
- a CDS encoding AIM24 family protein, whose product is MRSPIFDQANLEVPATERFTLQNPKMLKVTLGEPVLAAKGAMVAYQGAVQFHHKGSDSITQFMKRAISSDDQSLMTVSGQGDVFFARFAEDVFVIQLEGDAISVGGQSLLAFDANLQWDLHRTRGAGMMTGGMFNTLIQGHGNVALTSDGKPVILDCSQQPTFVDPNAAVCWSANLVPDVVSSMNMSSLLRGGSGEAFQYKFHGPGFVVVQPSEGFPTPVQG
- a CDS encoding ribonuclease Z, with amino-acid sequence MRELVVLGTSSQVPTRVRNHNGYLLRWDGEGLLFDPGEGTQRQMIHAGVPSTAVTRICLTHVHGDHCYGLPGVLSRMVLDGVQHPVDLHYPASGEAVVRALVGLATPGLDLRLHPHGASGPVADGLDAVALRHRVETYGYRLTEPDGRTFLPERLAAAGVVGPDVARLAREGRVGDVRVEDVSVPRPGQRFAIVMDTAVCDGAAALADGADLLLAESTFADEDAALAAEHLHLTAGQAGALAAVGGVGTLVLSHFSSRYTDLEPLHAQAEDAVRTAGASTTVQAASDGDRIALPARRTLP
- a CDS encoding beta-galactosidase, whose protein sequence is MVPESPAPTSVPAAAVPGPGDLPPHLRVRPRGWPRPLTRPAMTDGPDARPGLDLTSRSLLRDGRPWVPVSGEVHYSRVPRARWRERLALLRSGGVDVVSTYVFWIHHEPERGQVRFDDGLDVAAFVRLAHELGLHVVLRIGPWAHGEARNGGFPDWVQALPVRHRTDDPAYLDLVRTWFAHLGAQVADVCGPDGPVIAVQVDNELYDQPQHLATLKRLARDAGIVAPLWTATAWGGAQLPAGEVLPLYGGYGDGFWVDADAGWHPSFRAHYLVSHTWDDPGIGADVRGEEPAAATTDRDEQFPPATCELGGGMATAYHRRHAPGPLDVAAVAQTKLAAGSAWQGYYMYAGGQNPVAGVQESQATGYPNDLPTFDYDFHAPVGAAGVLAPSHAALRVQHAFLAAFGPHLATLPSTLPDAVPAGVEDSRTLRWAARLDEHGRGFVLIAWHQPHVPLPTLRGVRLQVDRADDAPLLLPSTGVDVPPGTLVRWPVGLDLGTTDPLATVGPLGTADPRGAADALGAVDAPDGQDPVRLRWATASALTTLADGTLVLLAHDGVPAEIALDPDVPAHGDGWTTVAPGVHRVDPRTGGLLHVTARAAGAPGVRVLVVGSRDADRVWVVDGPPSPGGTARRELLLADAPLWTDGDDVVVRAADHPHVHRWTGDSWTPLDLVPAAATASWTVPTTLVRPAGDVPAGYGERERRAAAPDDATVAALAAEHRLADVGEPVPGTTRLLRVDWAGDVAQLLVDGRVVADRFGDGTPWHVDLDVLDGAQGDRVSLRVLPLHPDARVWLPAPAADRRRSVHGPLGALDAVTVARTTTWRAPLR
- a CDS encoding cellulase-like family protein codes for the protein MTRPVGVPEHLPDRLTICLWDFSWYTRAGAGEPYADLDAALDETAARGHTTLRICAAPLLQAGGLGLDDLADALPVEGLGPAPTGGYYGQRTRWYDVPGGFTVPLRTRFFDLLAGAHRRGMSVVLASWEYQQSPAFAADPRWARAIHAVPHATRLDALAAAFARLLDDVHDAGLDDAVAFVELHNEVDFSTTPGVGPDDGDAAVRACAALRAAHPRHRVTVSLGRPPHLAMHELPAGLDVGQCHVYSYGVLDALQRRIDIRASGTDGFPNAALRALQVPGAPSFAEYGRPAAWKLAATVVTDQMLYGYDTIDADRWDTWLYEHYGEHREVMHREIASRVTALARWGAWRGVPTVVGEGWVGYTPLEGTFEEGPVGRSLAEHGMRTAAQEGVWGVVACSNAAPHHPMWSDAAWLRRVNEEFRGS
- a CDS encoding transferase, whose product is MKRYEDLETEDGKVVRYRRHENGGGLVAAGASVDPDAFVADTAWIDPGAHVEAGAHIGPHGWVEPGAVVASGARLGSHVHVGRDALVGSAARLGARVDVGAGAQLARGVVVEPEAHVPAGAQVVRRGFAPHVLAA
- a CDS encoding type II toxin-antitoxin system HipA family toxin; amino-acid sequence: MSVTDLAFALYGRRAGLITRRGGTITLTYDPAYRQPDAAPLSLSMPLVQPTWRGRQVEAYLAGLLPDRADVRTRWAAEFDVRPGDTLGLIAAIGADTAGAAVFAAPDDLDDVLAAPGGMVPATDADIAARLRRLRADESDWLDDDEHWSLAGAQGKFTVLRTDGGWAFPTGSTPSTHIVKPGITRITGQALAEHVSMRTLAALGIDVAPTEHVMVEDQSAIVMGRYDRRRARDGSLQRLHQEDVLQALGLDPRRKYEQDRGPGVARIVRLLRDSAGEDSVRRFVDATIVGYLIGAPDGHAKNYSLLLVGGTARLAPLYDVSTGLVPDSGGRLRYRSAAMSIGGEKRFGEVEGRHWDKFAGVVGMPAQDVRDRVQDLATRLPDALADAVRPLPDSPDARHLRARTVPAVLALVEQTLRGLTESRHVGGRVVSLWMDGLGDSAPESWDGQG